Proteins encoded by one window of Salmonirosea aquatica:
- a CDS encoding Gfo/Idh/MocA family protein — MQEIKWGIIGCGDVTEKKSGPAFNKIPHSELVAVMRRDGEKAADYARRHNVPKWYDDADLLLNDPEVNAIYIATPPGSHEDYTLKALRLGKPVYVEKPMARNAAECAEMVRVSHETGVPLFVAYYRRTLPYFVKLKELIDQKAIGDIRLVNITLHWPPYPEEVGENAQPRWRVDPEISGGGHFHDLASHQFDFLEYALGPIKTARGISRNQAGLYAADDVVMANFEFESGVVGSGSWCFTGSKRHRIDEAYLLGTLGKITFSFFEKFTITVETQDHTEVIDLPYPEHVQQPLIETIVAELRGEGTCPSTGQTGARANIIIDWITANG; from the coding sequence ATGCAAGAAATCAAATGGGGTATCATCGGCTGCGGTGACGTCACCGAGAAAAAAAGCGGCCCGGCTTTCAATAAAATTCCGCATTCGGAACTCGTAGCCGTCATGCGGCGCGATGGCGAAAAAGCCGCCGATTACGCCCGTCGGCATAACGTACCCAAATGGTACGACGATGCCGATTTGCTCCTGAACGATCCCGAAGTCAATGCCATTTACATTGCTACGCCGCCCGGCTCGCACGAAGACTACACGCTGAAAGCCCTGCGATTGGGAAAACCCGTGTACGTGGAAAAACCGATGGCCCGCAACGCCGCCGAATGCGCCGAAATGGTGCGCGTGAGCCACGAGACGGGGGTTCCTTTGTTTGTGGCTTACTACCGACGTACCCTACCCTACTTCGTAAAATTGAAAGAACTCATCGACCAGAAAGCGATCGGCGATATCCGGTTGGTAAATATTACCCTCCATTGGCCACCCTATCCCGAAGAGGTAGGTGAAAACGCTCAGCCCCGCTGGCGCGTCGACCCTGAGATTTCCGGCGGTGGGCACTTCCATGATCTGGCCTCGCATCAGTTTGATTTCCTGGAATATGCGCTGGGACCCATCAAAACCGCGCGCGGAATTTCCCGCAACCAGGCCGGGTTGTACGCGGCCGATGATGTGGTCATGGCTAATTTTGAGTTTGAATCGGGCGTAGTAGGCAGTGGCAGCTGGTGCTTTACGGGCAGCAAGCGCCACCGCATCGACGAAGCCTACCTGCTGGGTACCCTGGGAAAAATCACGTTTTCGTTTTTCGAGAAATTCACCATCACCGTCGAAACCCAGGATCATACGGAGGTAATCGACCTACCCTACCCGGAACACGTGCAGCAGCCGCTCATCGAAACCATCGTAGCCGAGCTACGGGGCGAAGGTACCTGCCCCAGCACCGGCCAAACCGGCGCGCGCGCCAATATCATCATCGACTGGATCACAGCAAATGGATAG
- a CDS encoding SDR family NAD(P)-dependent oxidoreductase, with protein MDTFNLTGKVALVTGASKGIGEAIARFLAEAGAQVVISSRKQADLDALAEDMRQQGADITAIAAHVGDSEQLKALVEKTIETYGGVDILVNNAAANPHYGPTLEFPESAFEKIMQINVKSPLELTKLVQPSMKARGGGSIINISSIAGLTPDPGLGMYSVTKAALNMLTKVFAKELGVDGIRVNAICPGLIKTKFSQALWEDEKTLARFTKHLPIARMGTVEEIAGLALFLASPASGYCTGGIYTADGGTTI; from the coding sequence TTGGACACATTCAATCTCACCGGCAAGGTTGCCCTCGTCACCGGAGCCAGCAAGGGCATCGGTGAAGCCATCGCCCGTTTCCTGGCTGAAGCCGGAGCGCAGGTCGTCATCAGCAGCCGCAAGCAAGCCGACCTCGACGCCCTCGCCGAAGACATGCGGCAACAAGGGGCCGACATCACGGCCATCGCCGCCCACGTAGGCGACAGCGAACAACTGAAAGCGCTCGTAGAAAAAACCATCGAAACCTACGGCGGCGTGGATATTCTGGTCAACAATGCAGCGGCCAATCCGCACTACGGACCTACCCTGGAATTTCCGGAAAGCGCGTTTGAGAAAATCATGCAGATCAACGTGAAGTCGCCCCTGGAACTGACCAAACTGGTGCAGCCCAGTATGAAGGCACGGGGCGGCGGCAGCATCATCAACATCAGCAGCATCGCGGGCCTCACGCCCGATCCCGGACTGGGCATGTACAGCGTCACCAAAGCAGCGCTCAATATGCTCACCAAGGTATTCGCCAAAGAACTAGGGGTCGATGGCATCCGCGTGAACGCCATTTGTCCCGGACTGATCAAGACGAAGTTCAGTCAGGCGTTGTGGGAAGATGAAAAAACGCTCGCTCGCTTCACGAAGCACCTACCCATCGCCCGCATGGGTACCGTGGAAGAAATCGCCGGTCTGGCGCTGTTTCTGGCCTCACCGGCTTCGGGGTATTGCACGGGGGGGATTTATACGGCCGATGGAGGGACGACGATTTGA